The DNA region GCCGGGTTCGCGCGATTACGAAGTGGAGAACATGGTGCCGTTTTTCTTCACGGCGGCGCTGGCGATCCGCCGCGAGACGCCGGACGTGCCGATCGCATTCGGCATATCGCCGTTCACGCAACTCGGCGAGGTGCGCGCGGCGATCGAAAGCGGCGGCCGGCCGCGCATGTTTTCAAAACGTGGCAAATTGGTCGAGACTTCGGCGGGAACCGAATTGGTTTCGCTGGACGGCAGTCAGCGCTTCCCGGTACTGCATAATGCATTGTCGGCTGCGAAGCGAGCGCGCCTAGCGATCACAATCCCGGGAACAAAAACGATCGAGCTGGCCGCGATCGGCACGCCCGTCGTCGCATGCACGCCGCTCAACATTCCCGAAGCGGTGACGATCAACGGTCCGCTAACATACCTGAACCGTATTCCGCTGGTCGGCGTGCCGCTCAAGCGCGCCGTCGTGACCGCGTATTCGCGGCGCTTTCCCTTTCACACGCAGCCGAACATGGATTCCAATCGCGAAGTCGTGCGCGAGTTGCACGGTACGTTGACTCCCGGGCGTGTAGCGCGCGTCGCGCTAGAATGTTTTGACGATGCCGCATGGCTGGCGGAATCCGCGCAGGCCCTCCGCGGTCTGTACACCGAACATCTCGGCGCCGCCGGCCGCATCGCTCGCGGCCTGCTCGAGGTACATCAGTAAATGCGGCTCTCAGTCATCATCGCCACCAAGGATCGCGCGGAGTATCTGGATCGCGCGCTCGAATCGCTCGGCAAACAGGTCGCCGCGCCTTCATTTGAAGTGATCGTCGTCGATAACGGTTCGACGGATGCCACTCCGCAAATCGTGGAGCGCGCGCGCGGCCACTATCCGTTCGACGTTGTCTATGTTTTCGAAGAGGGACCAAACCGCGGCGCGGCGCGTAACCGTGGGATCGCCGTCGCGAACGGTTACCTGGTCGTGTTCTGCGATGACGACGTGTACGCGCCGCCCGGCTGGCTGGCCGCGCACGAGGCGGCGCACGAACGGACCAACCTCATCGTCAACGGGCCGATCGTGAACGTTCCCTCGTATCACGAACGCCCGAAACCCGTTCTGGCGAATTATTCGCGCGCGGCGCTCTGCACGTGCAACGTGTCGATTCCGCGAAACGCACTACGCGCAGTGGGCGGCTTCGACGAACAGTTTCACCTCTACGGCTGGGAGGACACCGAACTCGGCGTGCGCCTGCGCCGCGCCGGACTCAAATCGAAGTTTGCGTGGAACGCGTATATCTGGCACATCAAGCCCCCGAGCGACGTGACGCTGGAATCCGAAATGCGCAAGGCGCTGGAAAAGGCCCGTATGGCCGCGCGGTTCGTGCGCAAGGATTCGAGTGTGCGCGTGCGATCGGCAACCGGCGCGCACCCGATCAACTTGTTGCGCGCGAAAGTGCTCGAGCGGCTCTTGCCGTGGTACGCGGGCGCGGCCACCGACGATCGGCTGCCGGCGCCGGCGCGCGCGCTCGCGCGTTCGCAATTGCTCGACGGCATCTACACTGTGGAGTTAGCGCGCGCGCTGAATTCGAAGTCATGAACCGGCGGGCGTTGATCTACTGCGCGGGCGGTGGCATTGGCGATTCGCTGATGGCATCCGTGTTGGCGCAGGCGTTGAGGCCGCATTTCGGCGCCGTCGATGCGTTGACGCTGCCCTCGCACCGGCAAGCGCTCGAGCGCGTTCCGGAATTAGATGCGGTGCTCGTGGATGACGGACGCGACGAACGCGCGTTGGCTGATGAATTAGCGAAGCGCGAGTACGAGGCGGCGATTGTCACGTGGGCAACCCCGCATACCGCCCGCGTTCCGCAGTTGGCCAAGATTCCCGTGCGCGTTGGGCAAGCCAATCGCCTGTACTCGTGGCGATTCACGCACAAAGTTGCCGTACGCAGCGAGCGTGGCGATGTTACGACGCACTGGTCGCAGATTTTGATGGATTACGCGCGCGCGATCGACTGTGACGCGCCCGGTGCGATGGTGCATTTCGAGCCGAACGCGGCCGACGAAGGCGAAGCCGAGGCGCTCTGCGCCGAGCTCGGCCTGGCAACCGGTGGTTTTGCAATTGTTCACCCTGCCAACGCGGTCGCGAGCGAGCGCGGAATCTGGCCGCTGGAAGGCTGGAGCGCGCTGGTGCGCGAGATCGGCGCGCGCTATAATATTCCGGTTCTCGTAAGTGGAAGTGAAGATGACCGCGACATCGTCGAAGGCGTCGTCGCGCGCGGCGGCGGTTTTTCGATTGCAGGCAAGACGTCCATCGGATCGTTTGGCGCGCTCAGCCGCCGCGCGGCGTTCTTCGCAGGTATAACGACCGGTGCCATGCACGTTGCGGCGGCGTGCGGCTGTCCGACCGCGGGCATCTATCCGTTTCAAACGGATACGCCCGACCGCTGGGCGCCGCTCGGTGCGCGAACGGCGATCGTGCGCGCAAGCTATCCGTGTCCGCCGGGCGAGCGCAAGGAAACGTGTCCGGACTACGCCTGCGTGGCGCACCTGGATGTGTCGCGGATCATTTCAGCGATCGATTCGCTGCTGAACGTGCCGGCATGAAAGCGACGATTCAACTCTGCACCTTCAATCGCGCAAGGGTGCTGGAGCGCGTGCTCGACGCGTGCTTCGAGCAAACTGTTTCAGCGAGCGACTATGAAGTCGTGCTTGTGAACGACGGGTCGAGCGACGATACCCCTGCGACTATCGCTCGCGCGCAGGCTCGCGCCACCTGTGCCTTCACGGTCGTCAACCAACCCAATGGCGGTTTGGCCAAGGCGCGCAATGCAGGGTTGGCGCGGTCGACCGGCGAGCGCGTCATTCTGATCGACGACGACGTGCTGCCGCTGCCGAATTTCGTGGAAGAGCACTTGCGTTCGCATGCGGCGCATCCGAAAGCGATCGTGCGCGGCGCTGCGATAACCGTTGACAACCTCGACGATCTGCCGCCGCCGATTTGGTCGCTGCGCGATTACAGCGGCAATTACTTTTGGACGACCAACGTTTCAGTGCCGCTGGCGACGCTACGCGCCGTCGGCGGTTTCAACGAAAGCTTCGCGGAGTATGGCTGGGAAGATATCGACGTCGGGCTGCGCCTGCGCTTTGCGGGAGTGAAGGCGGTCTTCAATCGCCATGCCTTGGTCTACCATTATAAGCCGCGCCCGCGCCCCGGCGACGTGGAGAAGATGCTCCGTCAGGCGCGCGCGCAAGCGCGTACCGCGGTGCAGCTTGCGCAGCTCCACCCGCACTGGCGCACGTATCTGGCCACCGGTGATAATCCCGTCCAGCGTCTCTTGCATAAATGGATGCGCGGAATCGGCGCCGCGCGCCATTTCCAATCGCGCATAAGCAGCGTTGAAAGCGATCGGCCATTGACCAAGAGCGATCTGCGCGCGGCGCAGCGCCTTGCCGCCGAGGAGTATTTTGCGGAGCTCGAACGCGCGCGGCAGGCCGCGCGATGAGCGGCATCGTGCTGGTGCGGACGGATCGCATCGGCGACCTGATCCTCTCTACCCCCGCGATCGCAACCGTGCGCAAGTCGTTTCCGCGCGAACGCATTACCATGGTGTGCAGTTCGTACAACCGGGTTGTCATGGAGCGCAACACCGACGTTGATGAAATCGTTGACTTGCCTGCCGACATCAAACCGGACGTCTTCGGTTCGCACTTTCGCGGTCGCGCCGAGCTGGCCATAGCGCTTGCGCCCCGTACTGAGGACCTTGCGATCGTCGGCGGCACGCGGGCTCGCGTGCGCGTCGGATACACGTACTTGCGCCGGTATCTCTTGCGGCTTACGATGCGCCGTTATGTGAACCGCTTGATGATCTCCGAAGCCGATCCGGATTTGAGCGACCTCGATCCTGACCGTCACGTGCGCCACGAAGTGGATCAACTGCTGGATCTCGTCGCATTGGCGGGTGCGAACGAGCGCGTCGAGAGTCTGCGGCTGGACGTGAACGACGACGACCGCGCGGCGATCGACTTCCTGCCCACCGATCCGATCGTCTTCCATTTGGGCAAGCGCTGGTTTCACGACGGGAGCACGTTGGAGTCCACGTTAGCGCTGATCCGCGAGCTGCACCGGTTCGATCTTCCGATCGTCGTAACGTACGCGCCGGACTGCGAGCCGTATCTCGACAGGCTCACGGAAACGCGCGCGGCGGATGTGCTGCTTGGCGGGTTGCCGTTCTATCGCTGGGCGGCGGTCTTCGAACGAGCCCGCGTCGTCATCACTGTTGACACCGGCGCGACGCACGTCGCCAGCGCGGTGCGCAGGCCGTCACTGGTTGTGTTCGAACACAAATACTTCCACCTGAACTCGCATGAATGGGCGCCGTACCGCGTTCCGAACGTTCTTGTCCGCAAGCCCGCGCGCGAGGATCCGGAATCGCTGGAACACTTGCGCAATGAAATCTTGGACGGAGTCGCACACCTGCTGACGCAAACGCATGCTTGACATCTCTGTCGTGGTGCCGACCTACAACCGCATCGAGGAGCTGCGCCACGTCTTGCCGACACTGCTCGCCCAGGATCTCCCGGCGGACCGCTATGAAGTGCTCGTCTGCGATTCGAATTCGAATGACGGCACGGCGGAGTACATGGCAGCGATGCGCGCGCAACATCCGAACCTTTGGCATGTCGCCGGCGTGTACTCGGGCCGCGCCATGGCGCGCAATGCCGGCATCGCGCAAGCTCGCGGACAGGTCGTCCTCTTCAACGACTCCGACATCCTGGCGTCGCCCGACTTGCTCTCGCAGCACTGGCGGCATCACGAAGGACAGCGCGACATCGCGGTCGTCGGCCTGGAAGTGCAGGTAAAGTCGCTCGGAGACTACGCCGACAAACGCGATCATCCCGAGAAGCGCGGCTCGCTTCATCCGCCCGGGCGCAAGCGCCTGAGCTGGCTGTACTTTCTGACCGGAAACGCATCGGCGCGGCGCGACGATCTCTTGCGCGTCGGCTGTTTCGACGAATCCTTTACGGGATACGGCCACGAGGATTTGGAACTGGGATACCGCTTGCAGAAGGCGGGCGTCACGATTCTTTACGAACCGCGCGCCGTGAACTATCACTGGCAAGACGTTGCCCACGAGGATCAGGTTGAGAAGATGAAATTGGCCGGCCGGTCGACGGTGCGCTTTTACCGCAAACATCCGGACTTTGCCGTAATGGCCAACCTCGGCATGACGCCCGTGTCGCTGGGCCTGCACTCGGCGCTGACCAAACTGCCGTGGCTGCTCGGGTATTTCAACAAGCGCGCGGCCGATTCGAAATTTGCGCGCAACCTGATCCAGCAGTATTATTACGTTTCCGGAATCAAGAGCGCATTATGAAGTACTCCTGCGGCGCGTTGCGCGCGACCGACGAAGGCAAGAACGTCGAATTGGCCGGCTGGGTCAACGTGCGCCGCGATCACGGCGGGCTGATCTTCCTAGACCTGCGCGATCGCGACGGCTTAACGCAAGTCGTCTTCGATCCCGAGCGCCCGAGCTTCAAGGAAGCGGAGCGTTTGCGCCACGAGGACGTGGTGCGCGTGCGCGGCGCCGTTCGCCGCCGCCCGACCGGTACGGAGAATTCGAAGCTGCCGACCGGCGAGATCGAGGTGGCAGTCGAGGAGTTGGAAGTCCTCAACCGTTCGCTGGTGCCGCCGTTCCAGGTGAACAAAGACGACGACGTGGACGAAAATCTGCGTCTGCAGTACCGCTATTTGGATCTGCGGCGCGCGCCGCTGCAGCGCAACCTCACAGTGCGCCACCGCATCATCAAAGCGATGCGCGACTTTTTCGACGAGCGCGGCTTTCTCGAGATCGAAACGCCGATGCTAATCAAGTCCACGCCCGAGGGAGCGCGCGACTATCTCGTTCCCAGCCGCCTGCATCCGGGTTCGTTCTACGCACTGCCGCAGTCGCCACAATTGCTGAAGCAAATTTTGATGATTGCGGGCTTCGGGCGCTACATGCAGATCGCGCGCTGCATGCGCGATGAAGACTCGAGAGCCGATCGCCAGCCCGAGTTCACGCAGCTGGACGTCGAGCTTTCGTTCTGCACGCAAGAAGAAGTGATCGAGATCATGGAGTCGTGCATGCGCCACGTGTGGAAGCGCGCGCTCGACATCGAATTGCCGCCATTCCCCCGGCTGACGCACGAACAGGCGATCCAAACGTACGGCATCGACAAACCCGACTTGCGCTTCGGCCTCGAGCTGCAGCGCGTGGACGACGTCTTTGCGGCAACGGAGTTCGTGGTTTTCAAATCCGTACTGGATGCGAAGGGTGCGATCGTCGCGTTGCGCTATCCCGGCGGGGCGGGCTTGTCGCGTCGCGAGTTCGACGGTCTGGTCGAGAACGCGAAGCAAAATGGCGCCAAGGGAATGGTTTGGGTTGCACTGGGGGCCGACGGCAACAAGAGCTCCGCCTCAAAGTTCATCGACGACGCAGCGATTTCGCAGCTGCGCGAACGCACGAAATCCGAAACCGGCGACGCGATTCTCTTGTTCGCCGATGCCGGGGATGCCGCGTTCCTCGCGGCCGGTAAAATGCGGAACGAAGTCGCGGAGCGCGGCGGTCTGAGAGATCCGAACACGTTCGCCTTTGCCTGGATCACGGACTTCCCGCTCTTCGAAGTAGACGAAGCGACCGGCAAACCGGGGCCCGCGCACCATCCGTTCACGGCGCCGAACGATGGCCAATGGCCGCTCCTAGAGTCGGATCCGTTGCGCATGCGCGCGCAGCATTACGATCTTGTGCTCAACGGATTCGAGTTGGGCAGCGGATCGATTCGTATTCACAAGGCGGAGTACCAGCGCAAGATTTTTGCGATGCTCGGCTTGAGCGCGGAACAAGTCGAGGACCGGTTTGGATTTTTTCTACGTGCGCTCGACTATGGGGCGCCGCCCCACGGAGGCATGGCGCTCGGGATCGATCGCATCGTGATGATCGCCGTCGGCGACGCCAATATCCGCGACGTCATCGCGTTTCCCAAGAACCAACTCGCGCGCGACGTGATGATGGAGGCGCCGTCATCGGTGCCCGATCAGTTGCTGCGTGATCTATCGCTACGCGTGAACCCGCCGAAAACTTAAGACCCTAAGTTTTCGCGCCTTGCGCGGTTCCATTCGCGCCACAAAATAAGTATCCAGCATAGCGAGACGCCGATATTGACGTAGGGGATCCACAGCTCGGTATAGGTGTGCCGCGCGAGCGCCAAAATACCGAGTCCACCGTTGAGTATGGCTAGCGCACCCGAAATTCTGACATACATGATGGCACGGCGGTACCGGTTTGCGCGCTCTTCAGGTGTGGGTTCGCGATCCGTAATCATCGCGCTGCCCTTCTTGCCAACGGCAAGAGAATCCGGTAGAATTTGTCCCACTATGCGCTAGCGACGAAAAAGCCCCAAGCACACCACACATAATCGTTGGAGGTTCGTCGCATGTCGCCCGCAGCCGCGCCTATGAAGCGCAGCATCTTTTCGTCTCGAAGTTTTCGACTATTCTACATCGGTCAAACCGTGAGTTTGCTCGGTGACGGATTCCGTTTGCTTGCAATTCCGCTGCTGGTGTACAAACTCACGCACTCGGCGCTCTCGACGGGGTTGTCATACTTCTTTGAGCTTGCGCCGTTCGCGCTCTTCGGTCTGGTGGCCGGCTCGCTGGCCGACCGGCTGAACCGCCGCAGTTTGATGCTGGGTTCCAATGCGGTGCGGTTCAGCGTCATGATCGCGTTCGCAGTGCTCTATGCCCTGCGCATACTCACGGTTCAAGAGATCTATGCCGGTCTCGTCATCGTCGCATTGGCGGCGGCAGTCTTTGTCGGCTGCCAGACGTCGAGCATTCCGTTCCTGCTCGGAAAGGAACGCGGCACGGAAGCCGTCGCGGCGTTAGGCGGCGCTGAGAATTTCGCAAACCTGGTTACGCCGATGATCGGAGGTGCGCTGTTTGCAATCTTCGGTGCACTGCCGGCGCTGCTGATAACGGCATTTGGATATCTCTGCGGCACGGCTTTTCTTTGGCAGGTTCCATCGTTCGGACCGGATCAGAAGTCAGCGCGGCCGTCGCGCCGCGAGCTCACCGGCGATATCGCAACGGGATTCCGTCTACTCTTCGGCGACCGGGGAATGCGCGCTCAAGCCTTTGTCGGTCTCGGCGCCAACATGCTGGGTTTCGGCGCCTACGCAGTGTTGGTGCCGTTTCTCAAACGAGATTTCGGCGCGCACGACTACGAAGTCGGCATCTTCTTTGGTATTTCGGCTGCCGGCGCGATCCTTGGCTCGCTTGCAGCCACCAAATTCGCTTCGCGGTGGAAGTTCGGACCGGCACTCACGATTGCATACCTCCTCGACGCGACGCTCTTTTTGCCGGTAATCTTTACGCTAAATCTCTGGATCGCCGGTTTCTTTTGGGCGGTGACCAATGCGATCGTGCAATTTGAAGTCTCGCAGATCATCGGGTTCCGGTTGCGTGTAACGCCCGAAGCGTACGTCGGGCGCGTATTCGGCGCGGTACGTCTGTTCGTGCTGTGCGGGATCGGTCCGGCGGTGATCATCTTCGGCTATGTCGCGGATCACGCCGGCCCGCGCACTGCCATGGCCATCTCCGCGCTAGGGTATCTCGCCGTCGCTGTCGTCGCGGCCATCTCGCCGGCTATTCGCTCTGAGACGCGGTAAGCTCCGCGCTAGAGCATTCGCGGCGTACCGGCCGGATAGTCGCCCGCCGGATGGTTCGCTGCCCAGATGCGGGCGCGAGCGGCGATGTATTCGAAGTTCTCGTAGAGATACGGCCGGTTGCTTCTCGTAACGGCGATGACATCCGCCAAAAGATTCCAGTACAGAATAACGTTGAACCAGTCGCTCTGAAGATAAATATTTTCGTCGATTAAGCCGGACCGAACGAACGAACCGATGTGGTTATACATATCGCAGAGGTATTGTTCCGGGTGTTCGCGCCGGTCGATAGGTATCTCCAAGAGGCTTGCCCGGAACTTGTCGTCTTTCAAGCGTTCGGCTAAGTCGTGCCGCACGAAATTCATGATTTCGCGGACCGAAGGATCTCGTAACATTTCGAAGACACCCTGCAGC from Candidatus Rubrimentiphilum sp. includes:
- a CDS encoding MFS transporter, whose amino-acid sequence is MKRSIFSSRSFRLFYIGQTVSLLGDGFRLLAIPLLVYKLTHSALSTGLSYFFELAPFALFGLVAGSLADRLNRRSLMLGSNAVRFSVMIAFAVLYALRILTVQEIYAGLVIVALAAAVFVGCQTSSIPFLLGKERGTEAVAALGGAENFANLVTPMIGGALFAIFGALPALLITAFGYLCGTAFLWQVPSFGPDQKSARPSRRELTGDIATGFRLLFGDRGMRAQAFVGLGANMLGFGAYAVLVPFLKRDFGAHDYEVGIFFGISAAGAILGSLAATKFASRWKFGPALTIAYLLDATLFLPVIFTLNLWIAGFFWAVTNAIVQFEVSQIIGFRLRVTPEAYVGRVFGAVRLFVLCGIGPAVIIFGYVADHAGPRTAMAISALGYLAVAVVAAISPAIRSETR
- a CDS encoding glycosyltransferase; its protein translation is MRLSVIIATKDRAEYLDRALESLGKQVAAPSFEVIVVDNGSTDATPQIVERARGHYPFDVVYVFEEGPNRGAARNRGIAVANGYLVVFCDDDVYAPPGWLAAHEAAHERTNLIVNGPIVNVPSYHERPKPVLANYSRAALCTCNVSIPRNALRAVGGFDEQFHLYGWEDTELGVRLRRAGLKSKFAWNAYIWHIKPPSDVTLESEMRKALEKARMAARFVRKDSSVRVRSATGAHPINLLRAKVLERLLPWYAGAATDDRLPAPARALARSQLLDGIYTVELARALNSKS
- a CDS encoding glycosyltransferase family 9 protein, which gives rise to MSGIVLVRTDRIGDLILSTPAIATVRKSFPRERITMVCSSYNRVVMERNTDVDEIVDLPADIKPDVFGSHFRGRAELAIALAPRTEDLAIVGGTRARVRVGYTYLRRYLLRLTMRRYVNRLMISEADPDLSDLDPDRHVRHEVDQLLDLVALAGANERVESLRLDVNDDDRAAIDFLPTDPIVFHLGKRWFHDGSTLESTLALIRELHRFDLPIVVTYAPDCEPYLDRLTETRAADVLLGGLPFYRWAAVFERARVVITVDTGATHVASAVRRPSLVVFEHKYFHLNSHEWAPYRVPNVLVRKPAREDPESLEHLRNEILDGVAHLLTQTHA
- the aspS gene encoding aspartate--tRNA ligase; amino-acid sequence: MKYSCGALRATDEGKNVELAGWVNVRRDHGGLIFLDLRDRDGLTQVVFDPERPSFKEAERLRHEDVVRVRGAVRRRPTGTENSKLPTGEIEVAVEELEVLNRSLVPPFQVNKDDDVDENLRLQYRYLDLRRAPLQRNLTVRHRIIKAMRDFFDERGFLEIETPMLIKSTPEGARDYLVPSRLHPGSFYALPQSPQLLKQILMIAGFGRYMQIARCMRDEDSRADRQPEFTQLDVELSFCTQEEVIEIMESCMRHVWKRALDIELPPFPRLTHEQAIQTYGIDKPDLRFGLELQRVDDVFAATEFVVFKSVLDAKGAIVALRYPGGAGLSRREFDGLVENAKQNGAKGMVWVALGADGNKSSASKFIDDAAISQLRERTKSETGDAILLFADAGDAAFLAAGKMRNEVAERGGLRDPNTFAFAWITDFPLFEVDEATGKPGPAHHPFTAPNDGQWPLLESDPLRMRAQHYDLVLNGFELGSGSIRIHKAEYQRKIFAMLGLSAEQVEDRFGFFLRALDYGAPPHGGMALGIDRIVMIAVGDANIRDVIAFPKNQLARDVMMEAPSSVPDQLLRDLSLRVNPPKT
- a CDS encoding glycosyltransferase family A protein — translated: MKATIQLCTFNRARVLERVLDACFEQTVSASDYEVVLVNDGSSDDTPATIARAQARATCAFTVVNQPNGGLAKARNAGLARSTGERVILIDDDVLPLPNFVEEHLRSHAAHPKAIVRGAAITVDNLDDLPPPIWSLRDYSGNYFWTTNVSVPLATLRAVGGFNESFAEYGWEDIDVGLRLRFAGVKAVFNRHALVYHYKPRPRPGDVEKMLRQARAQARTAVQLAQLHPHWRTYLATGDNPVQRLLHKWMRGIGAARHFQSRISSVESDRPLTKSDLRAAQRLAAEEYFAELERARQAAR
- a CDS encoding glycosyltransferase, producing MLDISVVVPTYNRIEELRHVLPTLLAQDLPADRYEVLVCDSNSNDGTAEYMAAMRAQHPNLWHVAGVYSGRAMARNAGIAQARGQVVLFNDSDILASPDLLSQHWRHHEGQRDIAVVGLEVQVKSLGDYADKRDHPEKRGSLHPPGRKRLSWLYFLTGNASARRDDLLRVGCFDESFTGYGHEDLELGYRLQKAGVTILYEPRAVNYHWQDVAHEDQVEKMKLAGRSTVRFYRKHPDFAVMANLGMTPVSLGLHSALTKLPWLLGYFNKRAADSKFARNLIQQYYYVSGIKSAL
- a CDS encoding glycosyltransferase family 9 protein encodes the protein MNRRALIYCAGGGIGDSLMASVLAQALRPHFGAVDALTLPSHRQALERVPELDAVLVDDGRDERALADELAKREYEAAIVTWATPHTARVPQLAKIPVRVGQANRLYSWRFTHKVAVRSERGDVTTHWSQILMDYARAIDCDAPGAMVHFEPNAADEGEAEALCAELGLATGGFAIVHPANAVASERGIWPLEGWSALVREIGARYNIPVLVSGSEDDRDIVEGVVARGGGFSIAGKTSIGSFGALSRRAAFFAGITTGAMHVAAACGCPTAGIYPFQTDTPDRWAPLGARTAIVRASYPCPPGERKETCPDYACVAHLDVSRIISAIDSLLNVPA